In Ostrea edulis chromosome 4, xbOstEdul1.1, whole genome shotgun sequence, a single window of DNA contains:
- the LOC125671782 gene encoding growth hormone-inducible transmembrane protein-like → MLATKLCRIPVTSFATGIGKPLNKPQLCLRTRVQQLASDSRSGVSRRAQKRGIKETLSAPAGESAFSVGKGMVAGAATVGLGSLCYYGLVSKEMSALDQRVFWSDEIKQRIRSTYFYFGASVGLTAASAVAIARTPALMNIALKNSWVAIIGSIGAMIGTSILTQSIPYKEGFGTKQLAWMLHSAVVGGVVAPITLLGGPLIVRAAWYTAGVVGGLSALAMCAPSEKFLNMGGPLAVGLGVVFASSVGSMFLPPTTALGAGLYSMSLYGGLILFSMFLLYDTQKVIKRAESHPVYSPQKFDPINACMGIYMDTINIFIRIAIILSGGGGRRK, encoded by the exons ATGCTGGCCACAAAACTCTGCCGTATTCCTGTGACAAGTTTTGCCACCGGTATTGGTAAACCGTTGAACAAACCTCAGTTATGTTTGAGAACCCGAGTCCAGCAGTTGGCTTCAGATTCCAGGTCAGGTGTCTCCAGACGAGCTCAAAAAAGAGGAATAAAGGAGACGCTGTCTGCGCCGGCAGGTGAATCAG CTTTCAGTGTTGGTAAAGGAATGGTTGCCGGAGCAGCCACTGTGGGTTTGGGATCTCTGTGTTACTATGGATTGGTTTCCAAAGAAATGTCTGCATTAGATCAGAGAGT ATTCtggtctgatgaaattaaacaaAGAATTCGTTCCACGTACTTTTACTTTGGAGCCAGTGTGGGTTTGACAGCTGCGTCTGCTGTCGCCATTGCTCGAACTCCTGCTCTGATGAATATTGCACTGAAAAATTCATGGGTG GCAATTATTGGCAGTATAGGAGCCATGATAGGCACCAGCATATTGACACAATCTATCCCATACAAAGAGGGATTTGGAACAAAACAGCTTGCCTGGATGTTACACAGTGCTGTTGTTGGAGGAGTTGTGGCCCCTATCACACTTTTAGGGGGCCCCTTGATAGTCAGAGCTGCATGGTACACTGCTGGAGTAGTAGGAG GTTTGTCAGCCCTTGCCATGTGTGCACCTAGTGAGAAATTCCTCAACATGGGGGGGCCTCTGGCCGTCGGGCTAGGTGTAGTGTTTGCTTCATCTGTAG GAAGCATGTTCCTCCCTCCCACCACGGCCCTTGGTGCGGGGCTGTATTCCATGAGCTTATATGGCGGTCTGATTCTCTTCAGTATGTTTCTGTTGTACGACACACAGAAAGTTATCAAGAGGGCAGAAAGCCACCCTGTGTACAGTCCACAGAAATTTGACCCGATCAATGC ATGCATGGGAATTTACATGGACACAATTAATATCTTCATCAGAATTGCGATTATTCTGTCTGGTGGTGGAGGCCGGAGAAAGTGA